One stretch of Nicotiana tabacum cultivar K326 chromosome 18, ASM71507v2, whole genome shotgun sequence DNA includes these proteins:
- the LOC142172772 gene encoding uncharacterized protein LOC142172772, whose product MDFIQVKLQSWFYERRNEAEGTFYKVSCWVEEELKKKIDLAFTLNVFPIDSWRSRVEKEGITLLVDLNKRTCDCYQFQFNELPYIHAITAIEKKNIKKSNFCSYWYLKESWLKTYERQIHPVGHTDSWIVPESVKSQIIKPLDFKVSPGRRQKKRHVTATESSKITFKCGRYRRVGISPHPFPSSTNPHT is encoded by the exons ATGGATTTCATCCAAGTGAAGCTACAAAGTTGgttttatgaaagaagaaatgaagccGAAGGAACTTTTTATAAGGTTTCTTGTTGGGTAGaagaggaattgaagaaaaagatagaTTTAGCTTTTACTTTAAAT GTCTTCCCTATTGATTCATGGCGTTCTAGAGTTGAGAAAGAAGGAATTACTTTATTGGTGGacttaaacaaaagaacatgtgattgtTATCAGTTTCAATTTAATGAATTACCATATATACATGCAATTACAGCTATTGAGAAGAAAAACATCAAGAAGTCCAATTTCTGCTCGTACTGGTATTTAAAGGAATCTTGGCTGAAAACATATGAAAGACAAATACATCCTGTAGGACATACTGATTCTTGGATTGTACCAGAGAGTGTTAAATCACAAATTATTAAACCTCTAGATTTCAAAGTGTCGCCAGGTAGAAGGCAGAAGAAAAGGCATGTTACAGCTACCgagtcatcaaaaataacattcaaatgTGGTCGTTACAGAAGA GTTGGAATTTCTCCTCATCCTTTCCCATCATCAACAAATCCACATACTTAA